One Deltaproteobacteria bacterium genomic window carries:
- a CDS encoding M61 family metallopeptidase, whose translation MTKASVHFVISMNRPASHMFNVTMTVQEPNTEEQLFSLPAWIPGSYLLREFAKSLGPISARLEAGPIEVHKVDRNTWAVRGAKGPLTLQYDVYAWDMSVRSAHLDQTHGYYNGTSVCLMTHGMENESHSVEIIEPSDEKCVNWRVATTLKRVTGEEGGFGLFESPDYDDLVDHPVEMGDFTLATFEAAGVPHHIAITGRHSTDCERLCADLKEICETHINMFGELPKMDCYLFQVMAVGNAYGGLEHRSSTSLVCKRDDLPQKGVEEVTEGYRQFLGLCSHEYFHTWNVKRIKPAMFLPYDLSKESHTTLLWAFEGITSYFDDLGLIRSGMVDTESYLELLGRGATRVYRSYGRHKQSLFDSSFDAWTKFYRQDENAPNAIVSYYTKGAIVALALDMKIRHVTQDEKSLDDVMRVLWARHGKPLVGVPEDGVEKIVQEVAGEDFTDFFDSALRGTDDIELNPLLEPLGVRFCVRPQENSADKGGKPSKKKVTEQGCIGARTGAGGFGAKVLNVFDGAAAEDAGLAAGDVVVALDGLRVTGTDLEDRVAALKVGEEVSVHAFRRDELVTTTLKVGSPVADTVYFELIEDASEAVVARRNAWLGLGASEGLNA comes from the coding sequence ATGACTAAGGCGAGCGTCCATTTTGTCATTTCCATGAACCGTCCAGCTTCTCACATGTTTAACGTGACGATGACCGTTCAAGAGCCCAACACCGAAGAGCAGTTGTTTTCTTTACCGGCATGGATTCCTGGTAGCTATTTGTTGCGGGAATTCGCGAAGAGCTTAGGACCGATCAGTGCCCGTTTGGAAGCTGGTCCGATAGAGGTGCATAAAGTTGACCGAAACACTTGGGCCGTGCGCGGTGCCAAAGGTCCGCTTACCCTGCAGTACGATGTTTACGCGTGGGACATGTCGGTTCGGTCGGCTCACCTGGATCAGACCCATGGTTACTACAATGGAACCAGCGTGTGTTTAATGACCCACGGGATGGAAAACGAGTCGCATTCTGTCGAAATCATCGAACCGAGCGATGAGAAATGTGTCAACTGGCGAGTTGCTACCACTTTAAAGCGTGTGACGGGTGAAGAGGGGGGCTTTGGTTTGTTTGAGTCGCCTGACTACGATGACCTCGTTGATCATCCGGTTGAAATGGGTGATTTCACTTTGGCAACTTTTGAAGCAGCAGGGGTTCCCCATCACATCGCGATAACCGGTCGTCACAGCACCGATTGCGAGCGCTTATGTGCAGACCTTAAAGAGATTTGTGAAACACACATCAATATGTTCGGCGAGTTGCCAAAGATGGATTGTTACCTTTTTCAGGTGATGGCTGTTGGTAATGCTTACGGTGGACTTGAGCACAGAAGCTCTACATCTTTGGTTTGCAAACGCGACGACCTACCTCAAAAGGGAGTCGAAGAGGTCACCGAAGGCTATCGGCAATTCCTCGGGCTTTGTAGTCATGAGTATTTCCACACCTGGAATGTGAAGCGGATTAAGCCAGCGATGTTTCTTCCTTACGATCTGAGTAAAGAGTCGCATACTACGCTTCTCTGGGCCTTTGAGGGCATAACTTCGTATTTCGACGACCTAGGACTCATCCGCAGTGGTATGGTCGATACTGAATCCTACCTGGAGCTACTGGGGCGGGGTGCGACGCGTGTGTATCGAAGCTATGGTAGGCATAAGCAGTCTTTGTTCGACTCCAGCTTTGACGCCTGGACAAAGTTTTATCGTCAAGATGAGAATGCGCCCAATGCGATTGTTAGCTACTACACCAAGGGCGCGATTGTTGCGCTGGCGCTCGACATGAAGATTCGTCACGTGACTCAAGATGAGAAAAGCTTGGATGACGTGATGCGTGTGTTGTGGGCACGGCATGGAAAGCCTTTGGTGGGTGTACCTGAAGATGGTGTTGAGAAAATCGTACAAGAGGTTGCCGGTGAAGATTTCACCGACTTCTTCGACTCAGCTTTACGAGGCACTGACGACATCGAACTTAATCCGCTGCTTGAACCTCTTGGTGTCCGATTCTGCGTTCGCCCTCAAGAAAATTCTGCCGACAAGGGCGGAAAGCCTTCGAAGAAAAAAGTGACCGAGCAGGGATGTATTGGAGCCCGGACGGGTGCCGGTGGTTTTGGTGCAAAAGTTCTCAACGTGTTCGATGGCGCCGCCGCTGAAGACGCTGGCCTCGCAGCCGGTGATGTTGTCGTCGCGCTGGATGGTCTTCGGGTCACGGGAACCGATTTGGAAGACCGTGTCGCCGCACTTAAGGTAGGGGAAGAAGTATCAGTGCACGCTTTTCGCCGGGATGAACTCGTCACCACGACTCTTAAGGTAGGTTCACCGGTAGCCGATACCGTTTATTTTGAGCTGATTGAGGATGCCTCTGAAGCAGTCGTGGCACGGCGTAACGCCTGGCTTGGCCTTGGTGCTAGCGAAGGTTTAAACGCTTAA
- a CDS encoding amidohydrolase family protein: protein MKIFSKRVILEDASGQLIVAPACISVDGTFITDVEKVDEPPSGVDVLDFGDRPISPAFVNCHTHLPMSAFRGIGGVAALAGNVVEDLFFRIESSLQVGDIRAFTRMGAYEALLSGTGTVWEHYYAGLELADGIEDVGLNAVIAPTLQDLSGPGTQSLESQLSETLEIQSRYSIESGIAAALGPHATDTVSDELWNQIIELANTKNLPIHSHVAQSLEEYQRSVERFSMSPVERLERLGVLDAKSGSLLVHCLFFSNEDLKRIRPQLNTLGFCSFSQMQYAFPAHLPSWIEHDVRYVLGTDCGACNDTMNIQQELRAAGGALSFTVTQSEAHRRFRQSGSLQDAEAVMEERTATRNLAAEAISYPGLLKSVWGTASNMHPDLPVGKIQNGYRANIVVWDPEHPSLWPCLDVLQTLSMADASKGIYQMMTSGQWRGTAGHYSESIVESDDYKEARTEASLRLDGLLKRLNLR, encoded by the coding sequence ATGAAGATATTTAGCAAACGTGTCATTCTAGAAGATGCATCGGGCCAGCTCATTGTGGCGCCCGCCTGCATCAGTGTTGATGGCACCTTTATCACTGATGTTGAAAAGGTTGACGAACCTCCCAGTGGCGTCGACGTTCTCGACTTTGGAGACCGGCCTATCAGCCCCGCTTTCGTGAATTGCCATACCCACCTTCCCATGAGCGCCTTTCGCGGTATCGGCGGTGTTGCCGCCCTCGCGGGCAATGTCGTTGAAGATCTGTTCTTCCGAATCGAATCATCGTTGCAAGTGGGTGATATCCGCGCCTTTACCAGAATGGGCGCTTATGAAGCACTTCTCTCAGGTACTGGTACTGTTTGGGAACATTATTATGCCGGGTTAGAGCTTGCGGATGGAATTGAGGATGTTGGTCTCAATGCGGTCATCGCCCCTACCCTCCAAGACCTAAGCGGCCCGGGCACACAATCCCTCGAAAGCCAGCTTAGTGAAACACTGGAGATACAGAGCAGGTATTCAATAGAGAGCGGTATTGCGGCCGCCCTCGGTCCCCATGCAACCGATACCGTCAGCGATGAACTTTGGAACCAAATCATAGAGCTTGCGAATACGAAGAACCTGCCCATTCACTCTCACGTGGCTCAATCCCTCGAAGAATACCAGCGCAGTGTTGAACGTTTCTCGATGTCGCCGGTGGAACGACTGGAGCGCTTGGGAGTTCTAGATGCCAAATCAGGCTCTCTCTTGGTGCACTGTCTCTTCTTTTCAAATGAAGACCTCAAGCGAATCCGGCCTCAACTTAACACGCTTGGGTTTTGCTCATTTTCACAAATGCAATATGCCTTCCCCGCTCATCTTCCCTCATGGATTGAGCATGATGTTCGGTATGTCTTAGGAACAGACTGCGGTGCATGCAACGACACCATGAACATCCAGCAAGAGCTTCGAGCCGCGGGTGGTGCACTCAGCTTCACGGTAACTCAAAGTGAAGCCCATCGGCGTTTCAGACAATCCGGTTCACTTCAAGACGCAGAGGCCGTGATGGAAGAACGAACCGCTACGCGCAACCTAGCCGCAGAGGCAATAAGTTACCCAGGTCTTCTCAAGAGTGTTTGGGGAACGGCGAGCAACATGCACCCTGATTTACCGGTTGGGAAAATACAAAACGGTTATCGAGCCAACATCGTGGTGTGGGATCCTGAGCACCCTTCACTCTGGCCCTGCCTTGACGTGCTGCAAACCTTAAGTATGGCAGATGCATCGAAAGGTATTTATCAAATGATGACATCAGGTCAGTGGCGAGGAACCGCCGGGCACTATTCTGAGAGCATCGTTGAAAGCGACGACTACAAAGAGGCGCGCACCGAGGCTTCGCTTCGTCTAGATGGCCTTCTTAAGCGTTTAAACCTTCGCTAG
- a CDS encoding MBL fold metallo-hydrolase, which produces MTSLMGNSQKLDGGAMFGNAPKALWTRWVPCDNENRIPLACRCLLVEESERKILFEAGIGTFFEPKMKDRFGVVESEHVLLDSLAAHDLTHEDIDVVVLSHLHFDHSGGLLSAWSEDASPKLLFPNAQFVVGEKAWDRALNPHPRDKASFVPILNAQLASSGRLEVVPSGSQSEVLGEGYRFHESHGHTPGLLLTEIDMPDGPVVFGGDLIPGTPWVHLPITMGYDRYPELLIDEKRALLEDLHKRGGRLFYTHDSKTALSRLSVDERGRFSALEPVEAVTALEQ; this is translated from the coding sequence ATGACCTCATTGATGGGCAACAGCCAAAAGCTCGATGGCGGTGCGATGTTTGGAAATGCACCCAAAGCTTTATGGACGCGGTGGGTACCTTGCGACAATGAGAACAGGATTCCGTTGGCTTGCCGGTGCTTATTGGTTGAGGAATCTGAACGTAAGATTCTTTTTGAGGCCGGGATTGGAACATTCTTTGAGCCTAAGATGAAGGACCGGTTTGGAGTGGTTGAGTCTGAGCATGTTTTGCTGGATTCATTGGCAGCTCATGACCTGACGCACGAAGATATCGATGTCGTGGTTCTATCTCATCTGCACTTTGACCATTCTGGTGGTCTCCTTTCTGCATGGTCAGAGGACGCGTCACCGAAGCTTTTGTTTCCAAATGCGCAGTTTGTAGTGGGTGAAAAAGCTTGGGACCGGGCCCTCAACCCGCACCCTCGTGATAAGGCTTCATTTGTTCCGATTTTGAATGCGCAGCTTGCATCATCGGGGCGGTTGGAAGTAGTTCCAAGTGGTTCTCAGTCTGAAGTGCTGGGTGAGGGGTACCGCTTTCACGAAAGTCACGGCCACACTCCAGGACTCCTTTTAACTGAGATTGATATGCCTGATGGACCCGTGGTGTTTGGCGGTGATTTGATTCCAGGAACGCCTTGGGTGCACTTGCCTATTACGATGGGTTATGACCGGTACCCGGAACTGCTTATCGATGAAAAGCGTGCATTACTTGAGGATTTACACAAGCGCGGAGGCCGGTTGTTCTATACCCATGATAGTAAAACTGCTCTTTCTCGGCTTAGTGTCGATGAACGAGGCCGGTTTAGCGCTCTTGAACCGGTGGAAGCAGTGACTGCTCTTGAGCAATAA